The window AGCGGGATCGAGTCGAGAGTGGCGAAGGCCGCGACCAGTTTGCGGATCCGGCCGGCGGCGGCGAGCAGTCCGACGTCGGGGCCGCCGTACGAGACCACGGTGAGATCGGTGATCCGGGACCGGAGCAGCGCACGCACCAGCGCCATCGGCTTGCGGCGCGAGCCCCAGCCGCCGATGCCGATCGTCATGCCGCTGCTGAGCCGGGAGACGACCTCGTCGGCCGTCATGGTCTTGTCGGTCACCGTCATGCCTCCTTGCCGAAGGTGTTACGGACGCGGTCGGCGGCTCCGCTGAGGTCGGCCTCGAAGGTGAAGCCCTGCTCGAAGCGGTAGCTGCGGCGGACGTCCACCGGGTCGATGCCGTTGATGGCGGCCTTGGCGAGCCGGATCAGATACCCGTCCTTCCGGGCGATCTCGCCCGCCAGCTCCAGGGCGGCGTCCTGGAGTTCGGCGCGTGGGACGACCTTCCAGACCGAACCGTGGGCGTGCAGCTCGGCGGCCGTTGCGGTGCGCGAGGTGTAGTACAGCGTGCGCATCAGATGCTGCGGGACGAGCCGGGCGAGATGCGTCGCGGCGCCGAGTGCGCCCCGGTCCAGCTCGGGCAGGCCGAACGTGGCGTCGTCGCTCGCCACGATCGCGTCGGCGTTGCCGGCCAGGCCGATGCCGCCGCCGAGGCAGAAGCCGTGCACTGCGGCGACGACCGGCACCTCGCACTCGTACACCGCGGCGAACGCCTCGAAGCAGCCGCGGTTGGCGCCGATCAGGGTTTCGTGCCCGGAGTCGCGCTGCATCTCCTTGATGTCGACGCCCGCGTTGAACCCGCGCCCGGCGGCGGTCAGGACGACACAGCGGACCTCGGGGTCGCGGCCCGCCGCGCGGAGTGCGTCCGCGAGGTCGTACCAGCCCTGTACGGGCAGGGCGTTGACGGGTGGGTGGTCGACGGTGACGACGGATACGCCCTTGACGGGGCTTGCGGTGGAGACACCCATGAGCGGATCAGCTACCTTTCCACCAAACATTTGTTAGGTGTGGAAGGTAGCAGCCTGCCCCCGCATCGCCAACAAGGAGATGTGAGATGACCGCAAGCAGCGACGGACACGGCACGGGGCTCTGCGCGGGCCGCGTGGTGATCGTGACGGGGGCCGGGCGTGGGCTCGGCCGGGCCCACGCCCTCGCGTTCGCCGCCGAGGGGGCGAAGGTCGTGGTCAACGACCT is drawn from Streptomyces sp. NBC_01717 and contains these coding sequences:
- a CDS encoding enoyl-CoA hydratase family protein, which translates into the protein MGVSTASPVKGVSVVTVDHPPVNALPVQGWYDLADALRAAGRDPEVRCVVLTAAGRGFNAGVDIKEMQRDSGHETLIGANRGCFEAFAAVYECEVPVVAAVHGFCLGGGIGLAGNADAIVASDDATFGLPELDRGALGAATHLARLVPQHLMRTLYYTSRTATAAELHAHGSVWKVVPRAELQDAALELAGEIARKDGYLIRLAKAAINGIDPVDVRRSYRFEQGFTFEADLSGAADRVRNTFGKEA